Proteins found in one Seonamhaeicola sp. S2-3 genomic segment:
- the asnB gene encoding asparagine synthase (glutamine-hydrolyzing) gives MCGIVGVIGEDYYQYRIDDMLRSQHHRGPDFTGTYFDSGFAALGHNRLSIIDLTSNANQPFQDASGRFTIVFNGEIYNYLELKDRLKDDYNFQTSSDTEVLLAVFIKHGKACLNMLNGMFSFAIWDCLKKELFAARDRFGIKPFYYTKHNKILVFSSEIKAIHKAGIKKNPNEQVWSGYFVNGSYGLPNETFWECIHQLPAGHFLEYAHGILKIEQWYDFVKAVHHQPKIKDYQEAKAVYLKLLIDSVNLRFRADVPIGFNVSGGLDSSALLALANISQSDISKIQAFTFYTNNKNYDELPWVEQIIAAYKNPLNKVLLQPHEVMTLSEEISDIQDEPFGGLPTLAYSKLFASASNKGVKVLLDGQGMDEQLAGYDYYRNVSNATIQGVSKSPFRANMLHKSFVELSKGNTYPKPFNSLEKNLQYRDLFYTKIPRALRFNDRVSMAYSTELRVPFLDYRLVEFAFSLPKEFKLKNNQGKQLLRDVISKYIDSNVTYTPKRPLQTPQREWLGDDLKEFVQERINSIKSSEYKHWFNEKALDLEWHRYLAGDNQSSFHIWQLVNFSLLIVS, from the coding sequence ATGTGTGGTATTGTTGGAGTTATAGGAGAAGATTATTATCAATATCGAATAGATGATATGCTGAGGTCTCAGCATCACCGAGGTCCGGATTTTACAGGTACTTATTTTGACAGTGGATTTGCTGCATTAGGACATAATAGATTGTCTATTATAGATTTAACATCTAATGCTAATCAGCCATTTCAAGATGCATCAGGAAGGTTTACCATTGTTTTTAATGGCGAAATTTATAATTATTTAGAGCTTAAAGATAGGTTAAAAGATGATTATAACTTTCAAACATCATCAGATACCGAAGTATTATTGGCTGTTTTTATCAAACACGGAAAAGCATGTTTAAACATGTTAAATGGTATGTTCTCGTTTGCTATTTGGGATTGTTTAAAAAAAGAGCTTTTTGCAGCAAGAGACCGTTTTGGTATTAAACCATTTTATTATACTAAGCATAATAAAATCTTAGTTTTTTCTAGTGAAATTAAAGCCATACATAAAGCAGGTATTAAAAAAAATCCAAATGAACAGGTATGGTCTGGTTATTTTGTTAATGGTAGTTATGGCTTGCCTAATGAAACTTTTTGGGAATGTATCCATCAATTACCTGCGGGACATTTTTTAGAATATGCTCATGGTATTTTAAAAATTGAACAATGGTATGATTTTGTAAAAGCAGTACACCATCAACCCAAAATAAAAGATTACCAAGAGGCGAAAGCTGTTTATTTAAAGCTGTTAATTGATAGTGTAAACCTTAGGTTTAGAGCCGATGTGCCTATTGGTTTTAATGTTAGCGGCGGGTTAGATAGTTCTGCACTTTTAGCCTTGGCCAATATTTCTCAAAGTGATATTTCTAAAATACAAGCGTTTACGTTTTATACCAATAATAAAAATTATGATGAATTACCATGGGTAGAACAAATTATAGCCGCTTATAAAAATCCTTTAAATAAAGTTTTGTTACAGCCTCATGAAGTAATGACATTATCAGAAGAAATTTCAGATATTCAAGATGAACCTTTTGGCGGCTTACCTACATTGGCCTATTCTAAATTATTTGCTTCGGCATCAAATAAAGGTGTTAAGGTGTTGTTAGATGGTCAGGGAATGGATGAGCAGTTAGCTGGTTATGATTATTATAGAAACGTTTCAAATGCTACCATACAAGGGGTTTCAAAAAGTCCGTTTAGAGCCAATATGCTACATAAATCATTTGTAGAACTTTCTAAAGGCAATACATATCCTAAACCTTTTAATTCATTAGAAAAAAACCTTCAATATAGAGATTTGTTTTACACAAAAATACCTAGAGCTTTACGTTTTAATGATAGAGTTTCTATGGCTTATTCAACCGAGTTAAGGGTTCCTTTTTTAGATTATAGATTGGTAGAATTTGCTTTTTCGTTACCTAAAGAATTCAAACTTAAAAACAATCAAGGAAAACAGCTTTTAAGAGATGTTATTTCAAAATATATAGATAGTAACGTTACTTATACTCCTAAGCGACCTTTACAAACACCACAACGTGAATGGTTGGGTGATGATTTAAAGGAGTTTGTTCAAGAGCGTATTAATAGTATTAAATCTTCAGAATACAAACACTGGTTTAATGAAAAAGCATTAGATTTAGAGTGGCATAGGTATTTAGCAGGTGATAATCAATCTAGTTTTCATATTTGGCAGTTGGTTAACTTCTCATTGTTAATAGTTTCATAG
- a CDS encoding cytidylyltransferase domain-containing protein, with protein MKILGLIPARGGSKSIPGKNIKKLKGKPLLQYTVEAAKNSKKLAHLILSSDDDDIIHVAKELSLEVPFVRPKHLAEDASPTLGLFSMLYNFIKHKTYFLMLFAYCK; from the coding sequence ATGAAGATATTAGGACTTATACCAGCACGTGGCGGTTCCAAATCTATTCCAGGAAAGAATATTAAAAAGCTAAAAGGCAAGCCCTTGTTGCAATATACCGTTGAAGCTGCTAAAAACTCTAAAAAATTAGCTCATTTAATTTTAAGTTCTGATGATGATGACATTATTCATGTAGCTAAAGAGTTAAGCTTGGAGGTGCCTTTTGTAAGGCCAAAACACTTAGCGGAAGATGCATCACCAACTTTGGGGTTATTCAGCATGCTTTACAATTTTATAAAGCACAAAACATATTTTTTGATGCTGTTTGCCTACTGCAAGTAA